One window from the genome of Musa acuminata AAA Group cultivar baxijiao chromosome BXJ1-4, Cavendish_Baxijiao_AAA, whole genome shotgun sequence encodes:
- the LOC135640408 gene encoding casein kinase 1-like protein HD16 isoform X1: protein MPELRSGARRGRAQANPVVQAERPSTRRRRGARNQQQPVDENPPTLTRPAERREEIGLVEGRGEVGGEENREGVGERMMNDCDSGAKSGGKVPGGEEEGSTAPLPEKVQVSNSPVYKVERKLGKGGFGQVYVGRRISPINANDRTTGSSAIEVALKFEHRSSKGCNYGPPYEWQVYNTLGGIHGVPRVHYKGRQGDYYIMIMDMLGPSLWDVWNNNSHTMSVEMVACIAIEAISILEKMHSKGYVHGDVKPENFLLGPAGTSEEKKLFLVDLGLATKWKDSSTSLHVEYDQRPDVFRGTVRYASVHAHLGRTASRRDDLESLAYTLVFLLRGRLPWQGYQGENKGFLVCKKKMATSPESLSCFCPQPFKRFIEYVVNLKFDEEPNYAKCISLFDGVVGPNPDIRPINTDGAQRLVYQVGQKRGRLMMEEEEEEQPRKKIRMGMPATQWISVYNARRPMKQRYHYNVADIRLAQHTEKGNEDGLFISCVSSSSNLWALIMDAGTGFSAQVYELSASFLHKEWIMEQWEKNYYISSLAGADNGSSLVVMSKGTPYAQQSYKVSESFPFKWINKKWREGFYVTAMATAGNRWAVVMSRNAGFLEQVVELDFLYPSEGIHRRWDSGYRITATAATWDQAAFVLSVPRRKPVDETQETLRTSAFPSQHVKEKWAKNLYLASVCYGRTVS from the exons ATGCCGGAGTTGCGTAGCGGCGCGCGCAGGGGCCGGGCACAGGCGAATCCGGTGGTACAGGCTGAGCGGCCGAGCACTAGGCGGAGGCGGGGGGCTAGGAACCAGCAGCAGCCGGTGGATGAGAACCCGCCGACCCTGACGAGGCCAGCCGAGCGGAGGGAGGAGATCGGGTTGGTCGAGGGCCGCGGAGAGGTCGGCGGCGAGGAGAACAGGGAAGGGGTCGGTGAGAGGATGATGAATGACTGCGATAGTGGGGCGAAGAGTGGGGGAAAGGTCCCTGGTGGGGAGGAGGAAGGGAGCACAGCCCCGCTTCCGGAAAAG GTACAAGTGAGCAATTCACCGGTCTACAAAGTTGAAAGGAAGCTAGGGAAAGGAGGATTTGGACAAGTATATGTTGGTCGCCGTATTTCACCTATCAATGCAAATGATAGGACTACTGGTTCTAGTGCCATAGAG GTAGCACTAAAGTTTGAGCATAGGAGTAGTAAAGGATGCAATTATGGTCCACCTTATGAATGGCAGGTCTACAA CACTCTTGGTGGCATCCATGGTGTTCCACGAGTCCATTACAAGGGTCGCCAAGGGGACTATTATATTATG ATTATGGATATGCTGGGACCAAGTCTGTGGGATGTATGGAATAATAACTCCCACAC AATGTCTGTAGAGATGGTTGCTTGTATTGCCATTGAAGCGATCTCCATATTGGaaaagatgcattcaaaagg ATATGTGCATGGGGATGTAAAACCTGAGAATTTTTTACTTGGTCCTGCTGGAACTTCTGAAGAAAAGAAACTCTTTCTTGTTGATCTTGGCTTAG CCACCAAGTGGAAGGATAGTTCAACCAGTCTGCATGTTGAATATGATCAACGGCCAGATGTTTTTAG GGGGACAGTGCGTTATGCTAGTGTTCATGCTCACCTTGGGAGGACAGCAAGCAGGAGAGATGACTTAGAATCCCTTGCTTATACACTAGTCTTTCTTCTCCGTGGTCGACTACCTTGGCAAGGTTACCAG GGAGAAAACAAAGGTTTCCTTGTCTGCAAGAAGAAGATGGCTACATCTCCAGAATCTCTTAGTTGCTTTTGTCCGCAACCTTTCAAACGATTTATTGAGTACGTGGTCAACTTGAAATTTGATGAAGAACCTAACTATGCAAAGTGCATCTCTCTTTTTGATGGCGTTGTTGGTCCTAATCCAGATATTAGACCAATTAACACTGATGGAGCTCAAAGG CTTGTGTATCAGGTCGGTCAAAAGAGAGGCCGTCTGatgatggaagaagaagaagaagagcaacccAGAAAGAAGATTAGGATGGGGATGCCTGCTACACAATGGATCAGTGTTTATAATGCACGGAGACCTATGAAGCAAAG GTACCATTATAATGTAGCTGATATCAGGCTTGCACAGCATACTGAGAAAGGCAACGAAGATGGCTTATTCATCAGTTGTGTATCatcttcttcgaatctttgggcCCTGATTATGGATGCAGGCACTGGTTTCTCTGCTCAAGTGTATGAGCTATCTGCAAGTTTTCTTCATAAA GAATGGATAATGGAACAATGGGAGAAAAACTATTACATTAGTTCCCTAGCAGGGGCAGACAATGGTAGCTCCTTGGTGGTAATGTCAAAAG gtACACCATATGCACAACAATCTTACAAAGTCAGCgagtcatttcctttcaaatggaTAAACAAAAAATGGCGAGAAGGTTTTTATGTCACTGCAATGGCAACAGCTGGAAATCGATGGGCCGTTGTTATGTCTCGTAATGCAGGCTTCTTAGAACAG GTTGTTGAGCTTGACTTCCTATACCCTAGTGAAGGCATTCATCGGAGATGGGATAGCGGTTACCGTATAACTGCAACTGCTGCAACATGGGACCAGGCAGCCTTTGTGCTAAGTGTACCTAGAAGGAAACCAGTGGATGAAACACAAGAGACACTCAGAACATCCGCTTTTCCTAGTCAGCATGTGAAG GAGAAGTGGGCAAAAAATCTGTATCTTGCATCTGTTTGTTACGGCCGCACAGTTTCTTGA
- the LOC135640408 gene encoding casein kinase 1-like protein HD16 isoform X2 yields the protein MPELRSGARRGRAQANPVVQAERPSTRRRRGARNQQQPVDENPPTLTRPAERREEIGLVEGRGEVGGEENREGVGERMMNDCDSGAKSGGKVPGGEEEGSTAPLPEKVQVSNSPVYKVERKLGKGGFGQVYVGRRISPINANDRTTGSSAIEVALKFEHRSSKGCNYGPPYEWQVYNTLGGIHGVPRVHYKGRQGDYYIMIMDMLGPSLWDVWNNNSHTMSVEMVACIAIEAISILEKMHSKGYVHGDVKPENFLLGPAGTSEEKKLFLVDLGLATKWKDSSTSLHVEYDQRPDVFRGTVRYASVHAHLGRTASRRDDLESLAYTLVFLLRGRLPWQGYQGENKGFLVCKKKMATSPESLSCFCPQPFKRFIEYVVNLKFDEEPNYAKCISLFDGVVGPNPDIRPINTDGAQRVGQKRGRLMMEEEEEEQPRKKIRMGMPATQWISVYNARRPMKQRYHYNVADIRLAQHTEKGNEDGLFISCVSSSSNLWALIMDAGTGFSAQVYELSASFLHKEWIMEQWEKNYYISSLAGADNGSSLVVMSKGTPYAQQSYKVSESFPFKWINKKWREGFYVTAMATAGNRWAVVMSRNAGFLEQVVELDFLYPSEGIHRRWDSGYRITATAATWDQAAFVLSVPRRKPVDETQETLRTSAFPSQHVKEKWAKNLYLASVCYGRTVS from the exons ATGCCGGAGTTGCGTAGCGGCGCGCGCAGGGGCCGGGCACAGGCGAATCCGGTGGTACAGGCTGAGCGGCCGAGCACTAGGCGGAGGCGGGGGGCTAGGAACCAGCAGCAGCCGGTGGATGAGAACCCGCCGACCCTGACGAGGCCAGCCGAGCGGAGGGAGGAGATCGGGTTGGTCGAGGGCCGCGGAGAGGTCGGCGGCGAGGAGAACAGGGAAGGGGTCGGTGAGAGGATGATGAATGACTGCGATAGTGGGGCGAAGAGTGGGGGAAAGGTCCCTGGTGGGGAGGAGGAAGGGAGCACAGCCCCGCTTCCGGAAAAG GTACAAGTGAGCAATTCACCGGTCTACAAAGTTGAAAGGAAGCTAGGGAAAGGAGGATTTGGACAAGTATATGTTGGTCGCCGTATTTCACCTATCAATGCAAATGATAGGACTACTGGTTCTAGTGCCATAGAG GTAGCACTAAAGTTTGAGCATAGGAGTAGTAAAGGATGCAATTATGGTCCACCTTATGAATGGCAGGTCTACAA CACTCTTGGTGGCATCCATGGTGTTCCACGAGTCCATTACAAGGGTCGCCAAGGGGACTATTATATTATG ATTATGGATATGCTGGGACCAAGTCTGTGGGATGTATGGAATAATAACTCCCACAC AATGTCTGTAGAGATGGTTGCTTGTATTGCCATTGAAGCGATCTCCATATTGGaaaagatgcattcaaaagg ATATGTGCATGGGGATGTAAAACCTGAGAATTTTTTACTTGGTCCTGCTGGAACTTCTGAAGAAAAGAAACTCTTTCTTGTTGATCTTGGCTTAG CCACCAAGTGGAAGGATAGTTCAACCAGTCTGCATGTTGAATATGATCAACGGCCAGATGTTTTTAG GGGGACAGTGCGTTATGCTAGTGTTCATGCTCACCTTGGGAGGACAGCAAGCAGGAGAGATGACTTAGAATCCCTTGCTTATACACTAGTCTTTCTTCTCCGTGGTCGACTACCTTGGCAAGGTTACCAG GGAGAAAACAAAGGTTTCCTTGTCTGCAAGAAGAAGATGGCTACATCTCCAGAATCTCTTAGTTGCTTTTGTCCGCAACCTTTCAAACGATTTATTGAGTACGTGGTCAACTTGAAATTTGATGAAGAACCTAACTATGCAAAGTGCATCTCTCTTTTTGATGGCGTTGTTGGTCCTAATCCAGATATTAGACCAATTAACACTGATGGAGCTCAAAGG GTCGGTCAAAAGAGAGGCCGTCTGatgatggaagaagaagaagaagagcaacccAGAAAGAAGATTAGGATGGGGATGCCTGCTACACAATGGATCAGTGTTTATAATGCACGGAGACCTATGAAGCAAAG GTACCATTATAATGTAGCTGATATCAGGCTTGCACAGCATACTGAGAAAGGCAACGAAGATGGCTTATTCATCAGTTGTGTATCatcttcttcgaatctttgggcCCTGATTATGGATGCAGGCACTGGTTTCTCTGCTCAAGTGTATGAGCTATCTGCAAGTTTTCTTCATAAA GAATGGATAATGGAACAATGGGAGAAAAACTATTACATTAGTTCCCTAGCAGGGGCAGACAATGGTAGCTCCTTGGTGGTAATGTCAAAAG gtACACCATATGCACAACAATCTTACAAAGTCAGCgagtcatttcctttcaaatggaTAAACAAAAAATGGCGAGAAGGTTTTTATGTCACTGCAATGGCAACAGCTGGAAATCGATGGGCCGTTGTTATGTCTCGTAATGCAGGCTTCTTAGAACAG GTTGTTGAGCTTGACTTCCTATACCCTAGTGAAGGCATTCATCGGAGATGGGATAGCGGTTACCGTATAACTGCAACTGCTGCAACATGGGACCAGGCAGCCTTTGTGCTAAGTGTACCTAGAAGGAAACCAGTGGATGAAACACAAGAGACACTCAGAACATCCGCTTTTCCTAGTCAGCATGTGAAG GAGAAGTGGGCAAAAAATCTGTATCTTGCATCTGTTTGTTACGGCCGCACAGTTTCTTGA
- the LOC135640420 gene encoding HVA22-like protein f: MGVVVAMARHLDALIGPVVMLLYPLYASMRAIESPSPVDDQQWLTYWVLYSLITLFELSCWTMLQWFPLWPYMKLVFCSWLVLPIFNGAAYIYENHVRRYVNLGGTVSSSYSDRQRRVMQTLSLDARKSVERFVDVYGQEAFERVVKAAEREARGQPAKVMPRASSVSVDA, encoded by the exons ATGGGTGTCGTAGTAGCCATGGCCAGGCATCTTGATGCATTGATCGG CCCTGTGGTGATGCTGCTTTATCCTCT ATACGCATCGATGCGGGCGATCGAGAGCCCTTCGCCTGTTGATGACCAGCAGTGGCTGACCTATTGGGTGCTCTACTCGCTCATCACCCTCTTCGAGCTCTCCTGCTGGACAATGCTACAGTG GTTTCCTCTGTGGCCGTACATGAAGCTGGTGTTCTGCTCCTGGTTGGTGCTTCCCATCTTCAACGGAGCCGCCTACATCTACGAGAACCACGTCCGGAGGTACGTCAACCTCGGCGGCACCGTCAGCTCCAGCTACTCGGATCGACAGCGGCGCGTGATGCAGACGCTCAGCCTCGACGCCAGGAAATCCGTCGAACGGTTCGTCGACGTTTATGGACAGGAAGCCTTCGAGAGGGTCGTCAAGGCA GCGGAAAGAGAAGCGAGGGGTCAGCCAGCGAAAGTGATGCCAAGAGCTTCTTCTGTCAGTGTGGATGCGTAG
- the LOC135640404 gene encoding pentatricopeptide repeat-containing protein At3g61520, mitochondrial-like — MRLAKNPSLTTLRCRPSHARLASAAASTDSHGSDGEHLRSGKASLRSCNDTLRSLLRSAVRRHHAEALSVLRGMLAPDSTCRPDSNTCAIVFSSWSKQSLPLDNEALGLLVQMANMGFFPTDAFHFTQLVSRLCRSGATSAAWDFLHAVKDAGGAVETPACNALLTGLAAARDFARMNFLFSEMKGMGVRPSVVTFGILINHLCKSRRLDEAMKVFDVMTSPESGVSPDTVTFNTLIDGFCKVGRLHDGLSLLNTMRSSYDCKPDTVTYNSLIDGFCKSAEIDMAHELFVRMEKEGIPPNVITLNTLVCGMCRHGRIGSAHDFFRRKQVEWPQVKANVVTYSTLVGAFLHSNNVGKAMDLVDEMHREGHSPDSVTYFTLISGLTQVGRLDDACSVASSMRENGFRLDTKSYNTLISGFCKKKRLDEAGEVLREMCEAGLKPDAFTYNTLIAASCKAGDFATVNQLLNKMVDDGCKLSVVTYGALINGYCKASELDQAMKTFENMGASMVPANTVIYNILIDSLCKNKKVDIAVSLVEEMQVKGVPPSVTTYNAIFKGLRDRHMSDKAFKLMDRMSEQGCKPDCVTMDILTEWLTAIGEMERLKRFVQRMTPQDKSTTCDMY, encoded by the exons ATGAGGCTGGCAAAGAACCCGTCGTTGACGACTCTCCGCTGCCGCCCCTCCCATGCCCGTCTTGCATCTGCTGCCGCCTCGACCGACAGCCATGGTAGCGACGGCGAGCACCTCCGCTCCGGGAAGGCCTCCCTCCGCAGCTGTAACGACACACTCCGTTCGCTCCTCCGCTCCGCCGTCCGCCGCCACCACGCCGAAGCCCTGTCCGTCCTTCGCGGCATGCTCGCCCCTGACTCCACCTGCCGACCGGACTCCAACACCTGCGCGATCGTGTTCTCCAGCTGGTCGAAGCAGAGCCTGCCCCTGGACAACGAGGCCCTCGGCCTCCTCGTCCAGATGGCCAATATGGGATTCTTCCCGACGGACGCCTTCCATTTCACCCAGCTCGTCAGCAGGCTCTGCCGCTCCGGCGCCACCTCCGCGGCCTGGGATTTCCTTCACGCGGTTAAGGATGCCGGCGGCGCCGTCGAGACCCCGGCGTGCAACGCCCTCTTGACCGGTCTTGCCGCAGCACGAGACTTTGCAAGGATGAACTTTTTGTTCTCGGAGATGAAGGGAATGGGCGTCCGACCCAGTGTGGTCACCTTTGGCATACTCATCAATCATCTTTGCAAATCCCGCCGCCTGGATGAGGCGATGAAGGTGTTCGACGTAATGACGAGCCCAGAGTCGGGAGTCAGCCCCGACACAGTCACTTTCAACACGCTCATTGACGGGTTCTGCAAGGTCGGGAGGCTTCACGACGGGTTATCCTTGCTCAATACAATGAGATCGAGCTACGATTGCAAGCCGGACACCGTAACATACAATAGCCTGATCGATGGGTTCTGTAAGTCAGCGGAGATCGATATGGCTCACGAATTGTTCGTCAGGATGGAAAAAGAAGggatacctccaaatgtgatcacACTCAACACGCTTGTCTGTGGAATGTGTAGGCATGGAAGGATCGGTAGCGCCCATGATTTCTTTCGGAGGAAACAGGTGGAGTGGCCACAagtcaaagccaatgttgtaaccTATAGCACTCTGGTGGGAGCATTCCTGCATTCGAATAATGTGGGCAAGGCAATGGACTTGGTCGATGAAATGCATAGGGAAGGGCATTCTCCCGATTCTGTGACATACTTCACTCTGATCTCTGGGTTGACACAGGTGGGCAGATTGGACGATGCTTGTTCGGTTGCGTCTTCCATGAGGGAGAATGGCTTTCGATTAGATACAAAGAGCTATAACACTTTGATCAGTGGATTCTGCAAGAAGAAGAGGTTGGATGAGGCAGGTGAGGTGCTCCGTGAGATGTGTGAGGCTGGGCTCAAACCTGATGCCTTCACTTACAATACTTTGATTGCTGCTTCGTGCAAGGCTGGGGATTTCGCCACAGTGAATCAGTTGCTGAACAAAATGGTGGATGATGGTTGCAAGCTTTCTGTGGTCACATATGGAGCTCTGATCAATGGTTACTGCAAAGCCAGTGAGCTGGACCAGGCCATGAAGACCTTTGAGAACATGGGTGCTTCGATGGTGCCAGCCAACACAGTCATTTACAACATTCTTATCGATTCTCTCTGCAAGAATAAGAAAGTTGACATCGCGGTATCCCTCGTCGAGGAGATGCAGGTGAAGGGTGTCCCTCCAAGTGTGACCACATACAATGCCATATTCAAGGGGCTCCGAGATCGCCATATGTCCGACAAAGCCTTTAAGCTTATGGATCGAATGAGCGAACAGGGATGTAAACCTGACTGCGTTACGATGGATATTCTTACGGAGTGGTTGACGGCAATTGGTGAAATGGAGAGACTGAAACGCTTCGTGCAACGAATGACACCTCAGG ATAAGTCTACAACTTGCGACATGTATTGA